A single Ignavibacteriales bacterium DNA region contains:
- a CDS encoding dynamin family protein codes for MFTKTQAIEKVFDEYASKIDKIINSLKKHEDSSQSFVKIKDHFANKTNDFYREDRKLRIAVIGQVKAGKSTFLNTMLFDGQDVLPRAATPKTANLTVIKYGDTNFLEIDFYSKSEWDELVKLASSAAEIETDEIKVAKEIVGMVQKQGISVEEYLGKNDYRIEFSTYDELLGRLNDFAGADGKITPLVKSLQMTINNEKIKNIEIVDTPGMNDPIVSRTDKTRQFIEYCDVVFFLSRCPKFLDKTDMELLTRQLPQKGVSKMYLIGSQYDSSINDSIWEKGSYQKADADNKKRLMERANSEFEKLIEKMKERNVKDSILEVIANCKKPILISSMAHNMAKKERAYYNEEEMVVFAGISEYEKKLNKEMLHTLGNFKTVNSVFSEIVENKDKTLEAKAVHFIPTSVAEVNGELDALKSKVEKRITILSANDIARLKESKKHTLSLKHKIQADIENIFGGVALNLEKLKTELFSDIRKTMRTYSRITERTGTEERTGYNEVSASSFWRPWTWGTTKMVAYKYTATYTYLDVSDAIENIRNYANDTSTSIEEKLNESLNLSKTKRELLTVVVQNFDTTDDDFDPAYFRLLVEKTLNSVEIPVIKIDIKNEIKNLTSSFSGEIRDGSEKSSLQLAMNDALHSIFEFIEGNLVKEFVKIKSSIQNLKDSLADQLLKDITDELDNIEQLFKNREKELKNNEELLKVIADCKKLVA; via the coding sequence ATGTTTACCAAAACTCAGGCAATTGAAAAGGTATTTGATGAATATGCATCAAAGATTGATAAGATAATAAATTCGCTTAAGAAGCATGAAGATTCTTCACAGTCGTTTGTTAAAATTAAGGATCATTTTGCAAATAAGACAAATGATTTTTACCGTGAGGACAGGAAACTTCGTATTGCCGTTATAGGGCAGGTAAAGGCAGGTAAATCAACATTCCTGAACACCATGCTTTTTGACGGACAGGATGTATTGCCAAGGGCTGCTACACCGAAAACCGCGAATCTTACGGTTATTAAATACGGAGATACCAACTTTCTGGAAATTGATTTTTATTCCAAAAGTGAATGGGATGAATTAGTTAAACTCGCCAGTTCTGCCGCAGAGATTGAAACTGATGAAATAAAGGTTGCAAAAGAAATTGTAGGGATGGTACAGAAACAAGGCATCAGTGTTGAGGAATATCTTGGCAAAAATGACTACAGGATTGAGTTTTCGACTTATGATGAACTACTTGGAAGATTAAACGATTTTGCCGGCGCAGACGGCAAGATAACGCCTCTGGTAAAATCGCTCCAGATGACCATTAATAATGAGAAGATTAAGAATATTGAAATAGTGGATACTCCAGGAATGAATGATCCGATAGTTTCCCGCACTGATAAAACAAGGCAGTTTATCGAATACTGTGATGTGGTTTTCTTTCTGAGCAGATGCCCAAAATTTTTAGATAAAACCGATATGGAGCTTTTAACCAGACAACTGCCTCAAAAAGGGGTCAGTAAAATGTATCTGATTGGCAGTCAGTATGATTCGTCAATAAATGATTCTATTTGGGAAAAAGGCAGTTATCAAAAAGCAGATGCGGATAACAAAAAGCGGCTTATGGAAAGGGCAAATTCCGAATTCGAAAAGTTAATTGAAAAAATGAAGGAGAGAAATGTTAAAGATTCAATTCTTGAGGTGATCGCTAATTGCAAAAAACCGATACTGATTTCCTCAATGGCTCATAACATGGCTAAAAAGGAGAGGGCATATTATAATGAGGAGGAGATGGTTGTGTTCGCAGGCATTTCAGAATATGAAAAAAAATTAAACAAAGAAATGCTGCATACACTGGGTAATTTCAAGACTGTGAACAGTGTTTTTTCAGAAATTGTCGAAAATAAGGACAAGACGTTAGAAGCAAAAGCCGTGCATTTTATCCCCACTTCAGTAGCAGAAGTTAACGGTGAATTGGATGCATTAAAATCTAAGGTTGAAAAGCGAATAACAATTCTTTCCGCTAATGATATCGCCAGATTAAAAGAGAGTAAAAAACACACGCTCTCACTCAAGCATAAAATTCAGGCCGATATAGAGAATATATTTGGCGGAGTCGCGTTAAATTTAGAGAAATTGAAAACCGAGCTTTTTAGTGACATTCGCAAGACCATGAGAACTTATTCCAGAATTACAGAAAGAACAGGCACCGAAGAAAGGACAGGATATAATGAGGTATCCGCTTCCTCGTTCTGGAGACCTTGGACTTGGGGGACCACTAAAATGGTGGCATATAAATATACCGCTACCTATACCTATCTGGATGTAAGTGATGCGATTGAGAACATCAGGAATTATGCGAATGACACAAGTACAAGTATTGAGGAGAAATTAAATGAATCGCTTAATTTAAGTAAAACTAAAAGAGAATTGCTCACTGTGGTTGTCCAAAATTTTGATACAACCGATGATGATTTTGACCCTGCTTATTTCCGTCTGCTGGTTGAAAAGACTCTGAATTCGGTCGAGATACCAGTGATAAAAATTGATATTAAGAATGAAATCAAGAATTTAACATCTTCGTTTAGCGGAGAAATACGTGATGGCTCAGAAAAAAGTTCTCTTCAGTTAGCTATGAATGATGCTTTGCACAGTATTTTTGAGTTTATTGAGGGGAACCTGGTTAAGGAGTTCGTTAAAATTAAAAGCAGCATACAAAATTTGAAAGATTCTCTGGCTGATCAGTTGCTGAAGGATATTACGGATGAATTGGATAACATTGAACAGTTGTTCAAGAATCGTGAAAAAGAGCTAAAGAATAATGAAGAATTGCTGAAAGTGATTGCTGATTGTAAAAAGCTGGTTGCTTGA
- a CDS encoding four helix bundle protein, giving the protein MEDNNKNPKGFIPKHGGYRKLKSYQKAEIIYDGTIYFTKRFFKSYDRTVDQMVQAARSGKQNIAEASIASATSKETEIKLTNVARASLEELRIDYEDFIRKNNYQIWDIDHELVARLRELNRIPDAAYETFRKAIENENPEICANTMIGLIRVASFLLNNQIKSLEESFIKEGGLRERMTKVRIDHRNNNQGN; this is encoded by the coding sequence ATGGAAGACAACAATAAAAACCCGAAGGGTTTTATTCCTAAACATGGCGGGTACCGGAAACTGAAAAGCTATCAGAAAGCCGAGATTATTTATGACGGGACAATTTATTTTACCAAACGGTTCTTTAAAAGCTATGACCGCACAGTAGATCAAATGGTGCAGGCAGCCAGAAGCGGTAAACAGAATATTGCGGAAGCTAGCATAGCCTCTGCTACTTCCAAAGAAACTGAGATTAAGCTTACCAATGTTGCAAGAGCTTCTTTAGAAGAACTGAGAATTGATTATGAAGATTTTATAAGAAAAAATAATTATCAGATTTGGGATATAGACCACGAACTGGTTGCCCGCCTCAGAGAATTAAACAGAATTCCCGATGCTGCTTATGAGACTTTCCGTAAGGCAATTGAAAATGAAAATCCTGAAATTTGTGCCAATACTATGATTGGTTTGATAAGAGTGGCAAGCTTCCTCCTGAATAATCAAATTAAATCTTTAGAGGAATCTTTCATTAAAGAAGGCGGTCTTCGTGAAAGAATGACCAAGGTCAGAATAGATCACCGAAACAACAACCAGGGAAATTAG
- a CDS encoding S46 family peptidase, translating to MSKALANGMKLMTLLLLAGIIGCSPSHHTQTYAPDTKQESNNTAPTWVKLDTVKAGKFDTGRMWTFDFPPKDHLKAEYDFHATDEWLDNVRMAALRFANYCSASFVSEDGLIMTNHHCARQSITSATRDGEDLHGNGFWAPTLADERKIEGLYVDQLVEIKDITSEMQAAIDAGTTQKEKDDLKKAKSKELEEKYAKETGLKYQTITLFNGGKYSLYGFKRYTDIRLVFAPEEQMGFFGGDPDNFTYPRYNLDYTFFRAYDDKGEPIKSTHFYKWSTDGPKWGEPIFVVGNPGTTNRLKTVAQLEYFRDIAYPLQLEVLGSLAAVYGEMIAEYPERELELSDQYFGIMNSQKAFNGILGGLRDPYLMQKKYDFEKNFKNEVMKKPALSSYYGLWDSIKAVREELRTFAKKSFAYNLNPNFTSKYFFFAKALIDLAKEMKKPEDERQPMFKGDMLQKYKDNLWPEKFDKPLSDKQLQQNIRVFQMVLGNNDPLVTKLSGGKTGKAAADYALANAKVTTKEGVLELANKSPEEILSSNDPFIQYVLATFDQGTAFMQRSRALNLKESDYNQQLGRALFEVYGTSIPPDATFSLRISDGVLKKYNYNGTTAPVFTTFFGLYDRYYSHEGKFPWNLPEKWVNPPAELDLETPMNFVATNDIIGGNSGSAMINSKGEVVGIAFDGNIESLPGQFIFDETANRTVAVHSSGIYESVADVYKATRLANELKNGKMNPADKTKTDKQAQ from the coding sequence ATGTCTAAAGCCCTGGCTAACGGCATGAAACTGATGACCCTGCTGCTTCTGGCCGGAATCATCGGATGCTCGCCGTCTCACCACACACAAACCTATGCTCCGGATACCAAACAGGAGTCCAATAACACCGCACCAACCTGGGTAAAGCTTGATACTGTTAAGGCAGGCAAGTTTGATACCGGAAGAATGTGGACTTTCGACTTCCCTCCGAAAGATCACCTGAAAGCTGAATATGATTTTCACGCAACCGACGAGTGGCTGGACAATGTCAGAATGGCAGCCCTCCGCTTTGCCAACTACTGCTCAGCTTCTTTCGTCTCGGAAGACGGTCTGATTATGACCAATCACCACTGCGCGCGCCAGAGCATTACTTCGGCTACCCGGGATGGTGAAGATCTTCACGGCAACGGATTCTGGGCTCCAACGCTTGCTGATGAAAGAAAAATTGAAGGCCTTTATGTTGATCAGCTCGTTGAAATTAAGGACATCACCTCTGAAATGCAGGCAGCTATTGATGCAGGCACCACTCAGAAAGAAAAAGATGACCTGAAAAAAGCAAAGAGCAAGGAACTTGAAGAAAAATACGCTAAAGAAACCGGCCTGAAATATCAGACCATCACTCTATTTAACGGCGGCAAATATTCCCTCTACGGGTTTAAGAGATATACCGATATCCGCCTGGTTTTTGCACCTGAAGAACAGATGGGCTTCTTCGGCGGCGATCCGGATAACTTCACCTACCCCCGTTATAATCTTGACTATACCTTTTTCCGTGCGTATGATGATAAAGGCGAACCGATTAAGTCAACCCACTTTTACAAGTGGAGCACCGACGGCCCGAAATGGGGCGAACCGATTTTTGTTGTCGGGAACCCTGGCACCACCAACCGTCTGAAAACCGTTGCTCAGCTTGAGTACTTCCGTGATATAGCTTATCCGCTGCAGCTTGAAGTGCTTGGCTCGCTTGCTGCTGTATACGGCGAAATGATTGCTGAATATCCAGAGAGAGAGCTTGAACTTTCCGATCAGTATTTCGGCATTATGAACTCACAGAAAGCATTCAACGGAATCCTCGGCGGACTGAGAGATCCCTACCTGATGCAGAAAAAATATGACTTTGAAAAGAATTTCAAAAACGAAGTAATGAAGAAGCCCGCGCTTTCTTCCTACTATGGTCTCTGGGATTCCATCAAAGCAGTTCGTGAAGAACTGAGAACGTTCGCGAAAAAATCATTCGCTTATAATCTGAACCCGAACTTCACTTCAAAATATTTCTTCTTTGCAAAAGCGCTGATTGACCTCGCAAAAGAAATGAAGAAGCCGGAAGATGAACGTCAGCCGATGTTCAAGGGGGATATGCTTCAGAAGTATAAAGATAACCTCTGGCCTGAAAAGTTTGATAAGCCGCTCAGCGACAAACAGCTTCAGCAGAATATCCGCGTCTTCCAGATGGTGCTCGGCAATAATGATCCGCTCGTTACAAAACTCAGCGGCGGCAAAACCGGTAAAGCAGCAGCAGACTATGCACTCGCAAATGCAAAAGTCACCACCAAAGAAGGTGTGCTTGAACTTGCAAACAAGAGCCCTGAAGAAATACTCTCCAGCAATGACCCGTTCATTCAGTATGTGCTTGCGACATTCGACCAGGGAACTGCATTCATGCAGAGATCACGCGCGCTCAACTTAAAAGAATCTGATTACAATCAGCAGCTTGGCCGCGCGCTCTTTGAAGTGTACGGCACCTCCATTCCGCCTGATGCAACATTCTCACTCAGAATCTCAGACGGCGTGCTGAAAAAATATAACTATAACGGAACCACTGCTCCGGTGTTCACCACCTTCTTCGGACTCTACGACCGTTACTATTCACATGAAGGCAAATTCCCGTGGAATCTTCCTGAGAAGTGGGTAAATCCTCCCGCAGAGCTTGATCTTGAGACCCCGATGAACTTTGTAGCAACAAACGACATCATCGGCGGCAACTCCGGTTCAGCTATGATTAACTCAAAAGGTGAAGTAGTAGGTATTGCATTCGACGGCAACATCGAAAGCCTGCCGGGACAGTTCATCTTTGATGAAACAGCAAACAGAACCGTTGCGGTACACTCCTCCGGTATATATGAATCCGTAGCAGATGTTTACAAAGCCACACGCCTTGCAAACGAACTGAAGAACGGAAAAATGAATCCGGCAGACAAAACCAAAACCGACAAACAGGCTCAGTAA
- a CDS encoding TonB-dependent receptor: MTRHIAALMLISFSLFAQAPNFQNFEGKITGKVIDSLDKSPLEYVNLVLTNQKDGSIAAGTITSPKGTFTLDKLTPGKFDLSVSFIGYQTRVFKDLLITPKNPSIDFGTLLLVPSSVNLDEVVVNAEKELITNHLDKKVITVDKDLTSAGGTATDVLQNVPSIQVDADGTVSYRGNTNLTILIDGRPAGMSGLSASDILAQIPASNIEAIELVTNPSAKYDPEGTAGIINIKLKKKGNNGFNGVASVNAGTGDKYNSSINFNLKQGEFNFFGNYDNRFNYMNFSSETFRENYLSGGTTFLDQYTAGTNRFQNHTAGFGADYYFSERATLTLAYQFRWFSPAFRNTLENENFNAANTLMRSYIRKTTADREMESNNFTMTYKRTFEKKDRELLTDVMYNSFSMDRDEEIYTQDTDVMTGTGLDPFMTNGISINSNKQWVIQTNYIEPFSDKTKLEAGFKSQIKNLSTKNDSYNLLGGSWVEDATQKNYFDYDEQIHAVYATLTSEIGKFKYLLGLRGEQLIAEGNVTSQNQKFESDYFQVYPSAHVGYNLAQGNDLLLSYSKRVDRPNNRQLNPFRDVADSTFIVAGNPNLKAQYTDALEFEYQGTFGFTSLTASLFYKQTGDIISMVSSMQPDGALYSTFENIADGKNIGTELVLIQPLAKWLRLSATYSYYQASVKGGTAANPIDNKGNSWTTRVNANFVISPDFTLQLVGMYNSPSISMQMGFGGGGSTVMAQGKVKEMYGIDLAGKKDFFEGKLSLTARVSDIFNTRKFASEGTGAGFYLNTTRKFDSRVVYLGLSYRLDTKYRERRIKTTGEDEM, translated from the coding sequence ATGACCAGACATATTGCAGCCCTGATGCTGATAAGTTTTTCGCTCTTTGCACAGGCCCCCAACTTTCAGAACTTTGAAGGGAAAATTACCGGCAAGGTGATTGACTCCCTGGATAAATCGCCGCTCGAATACGTTAACCTGGTTCTCACGAATCAGAAGGATGGTTCAATAGCCGCCGGAACCATTACCAGTCCCAAAGGCACATTTACCCTTGATAAACTGACTCCTGGAAAGTTTGATCTTTCTGTTTCTTTTATCGGATATCAGACCCGTGTATTCAAGGATCTGTTAATCACCCCGAAGAATCCTTCAATTGATTTTGGCACTTTGCTGCTTGTGCCAAGTTCGGTAAATCTTGATGAAGTGGTGGTTAACGCTGAAAAAGAACTGATTACCAATCATCTTGATAAAAAAGTAATTACGGTTGATAAAGACCTCACCTCGGCAGGGGGTACGGCAACTGATGTTCTGCAGAATGTTCCCTCTATTCAGGTGGATGCTGACGGCACAGTTTCTTATCGGGGCAACACAAATCTTACGATACTCATTGACGGGCGCCCCGCGGGAATGAGCGGCCTGAGCGCATCGGATATACTGGCACAGATTCCTGCAAGCAACATCGAGGCCATTGAACTGGTGACTAATCCGAGTGCAAAGTATGATCCTGAAGGCACAGCCGGCATTATCAATATAAAACTGAAGAAAAAAGGAAACAACGGCTTTAACGGTGTTGCCTCCGTTAACGCGGGAACCGGAGATAAATATAACTCATCGATCAATTTTAATCTGAAGCAGGGGGAGTTTAATTTCTTTGGCAATTATGACAACAGATTTAATTACATGAATTTTTCATCGGAAACCTTCCGAGAAAATTATCTGAGCGGAGGAACAACATTCCTTGATCAGTATACAGCCGGAACCAACCGTTTCCAGAATCATACGGCGGGTTTTGGCGCTGATTATTATTTCAGCGAACGGGCTACTCTTACTCTTGCATATCAGTTCCGCTGGTTCTCTCCCGCGTTCCGCAACACGCTTGAGAATGAAAATTTTAATGCTGCCAATACCCTCATGCGCTCATATATCCGCAAGACTACGGCAGACCGTGAGATGGAGTCAAACAACTTCACCATGACCTACAAGCGTACTTTCGAAAAGAAAGACCGCGAACTGCTTACTGACGTAATGTACAATTCATTCTCCATGGACCGGGATGAGGAGATATATACACAGGATACGGATGTAATGACCGGCACGGGCCTTGATCCCTTTATGACCAATGGTATATCAATAAACAGCAATAAACAGTGGGTTATTCAGACCAATTATATTGAGCCGTTTTCGGATAAAACAAAACTAGAAGCTGGTTTTAAGAGCCAGATAAAGAATCTTTCAACGAAGAATGATTCATATAATCTTCTCGGCGGAAGCTGGGTTGAAGATGCAACGCAGAAAAATTATTTTGATTACGACGAGCAGATTCATGCTGTTTACGCTACGCTGACCAGTGAAATCGGGAAGTTTAAATATCTGCTGGGTCTCCGCGGGGAGCAGCTTATTGCCGAGGGAAATGTTACCTCACAGAATCAGAAATTTGAAAGTGATTATTTTCAGGTATATCCTTCAGCACATGTCGGATATAACCTTGCGCAGGGGAATGACCTGCTCCTTAGTTACAGTAAGCGCGTTGACCGCCCGAATAACCGTCAGTTAAATCCCTTCCGCGATGTGGCTGATTCAACGTTTATTGTTGCCGGTAATCCGAACCTGAAAGCGCAGTATACCGATGCGCTTGAGTTTGAATATCAGGGTACGTTCGGATTCACCTCGCTGACAGCAAGTTTGTTTTATAAGCAGACGGGTGATATTATCTCCATGGTCAGCTCCATGCAGCCGGACGGCGCGCTGTATTCAACGTTTGAAAATATTGCTGATGGTAAAAACATCGGTACGGAACTGGTTCTTATACAGCCGCTTGCAAAGTGGCTCCGGTTAAGCGCAACCTATTCTTATTATCAGGCAAGCGTAAAGGGAGGCACTGCGGCTAATCCGATTGATAATAAAGGCAACAGCTGGACAACAAGAGTTAACGCAAACTTTGTTATATCTCCTGATTTCACCCTTCAGCTGGTGGGAATGTATAATTCACCATCAATTTCGATGCAGATGGGTTTTGGCGGCGGAGGAAGTACCGTGATGGCGCAGGGTAAGGTGAAGGAAATGTATGGTATTGATCTTGCCGGAAAGAAAGACTTTTTTGAAGGAAAGCTCTCTCTTACCGCGCGTGTGAGTGATATATTCAATACCAGGAAGTTTGCATCAGAGGGAACCGGTGCGGGATTTTATCTGAATACTACCAGGAAGTTTGATTCACGGGTTGTATATCTTGGCCTGAGCTACCGCCTTGATACCAAATACCGCGAAAGAAGAATTAAAACGACCGGCGAAGACGAAATGTAA
- a CDS encoding glutamine--tRNA ligase/YqeY domain fusion protein, producing MSLASEPQKKSNFIREIIDEDLKTNKWNGRVHTRFPPEPNGYLHIGHAKSICLNFGLAEDYKGKFNLRFDDTNPEKEEQEYVDSIVEDVRWLGGNFEDRLFYASDYFEQMYEYAVDLIKKGKAYVCELNGDEIRATRGTLTQPGTDSPYRNRSVEENLDLFARMRNGEFPNGAKTLRAKIDMASPNINLRDPIMYRIVHAEHHRQGNKWCIYPTYDWAHGIEDSLEGITHSICTLEFENHRPLYDWFLDELGVYHPQQIEFARLNLSYTVMSKRKLLELVKNNYVDGWDDPRMPTISGMRRRGYTPESLRNFADIIGVARRDALTDIALLEYAIREDLNKKAQRVMGVLKPLKVVLTNYPEDLTEELEGINNPEDSAMGTRMIPFTRELYIEQGDFMEVPVPKYHRLAPGMEVRLRYAYIIKCEEVVKNEAGEIIELRCTYDPETRSGTGTSQKKVKGTIHWVSAKHAVPVEVRLYDRLFTTEDPGSEKEKDYKEYINPNSLEILGSSVAEPFVKDAKPGATFQFERNGYFCVDTKYTTAEKLVFNRTVTLKDTWAKMK from the coding sequence ATGAGCTTAGCTTCTGAACCGCAGAAAAAATCGAACTTCATCAGAGAAATCATTGACGAAGATCTGAAAACCAATAAATGGAACGGAAGGGTTCATACCCGCTTTCCGCCCGAGCCAAATGGCTACCTTCATATCGGTCATGCAAAGTCTATCTGCCTGAACTTCGGGCTGGCAGAGGATTATAAGGGGAAGTTCAATCTGCGGTTTGATGATACCAACCCGGAAAAAGAGGAGCAGGAGTATGTTGACTCCATTGTTGAGGATGTGCGCTGGCTTGGGGGCAATTTTGAAGACCGCCTCTTTTATGCATCCGACTATTTTGAGCAGATGTACGAATATGCGGTTGACCTGATTAAAAAGGGAAAAGCGTATGTGTGCGAACTAAACGGAGATGAAATCCGCGCCACCAGAGGCACACTCACTCAGCCCGGTACCGACAGCCCTTACCGGAACAGAAGCGTTGAAGAAAACCTTGACCTTTTCGCAAGAATGCGAAATGGTGAATTCCCAAACGGCGCCAAAACACTCCGTGCAAAAATTGATATGGCATCACCAAACATAAACCTGCGCGACCCGATAATGTACAGGATCGTTCACGCGGAACATCACCGCCAGGGGAACAAATGGTGTATATATCCGACCTACGACTGGGCTCATGGCATTGAGGACTCCCTGGAAGGCATCACCCACTCCATCTGCACACTTGAGTTTGAAAACCACCGGCCGCTTTATGACTGGTTTCTTGATGAGCTTGGTGTTTATCATCCGCAGCAAATTGAGTTCGCCCGGCTGAACCTCAGCTATACCGTAATGAGCAAACGGAAACTGCTTGAACTGGTAAAAAATAATTATGTGGACGGATGGGATGACCCGCGCATGCCAACCATCAGCGGCATGAGAAGAAGAGGATATACACCAGAATCACTCCGCAACTTTGCGGATATTATCGGGGTTGCCCGGCGTGATGCCCTTACTGATATTGCACTGCTTGAATATGCAATCCGTGAAGACCTGAACAAAAAAGCTCAGCGGGTTATGGGAGTGCTCAAACCACTTAAGGTTGTTCTGACCAATTATCCCGAAGACCTGACCGAAGAACTTGAAGGCATTAATAATCCCGAAGATTCCGCCATGGGCACACGTATGATTCCTTTTACCAGGGAGTTATATATAGAACAGGGTGATTTTATGGAAGTGCCCGTCCCAAAATATCACCGTCTCGCGCCAGGTATGGAAGTGCGTCTGCGCTATGCATATATCATCAAATGTGAAGAAGTCGTAAAAAATGAAGCAGGTGAAATCATTGAACTCCGCTGCACCTACGACCCCGAGACCCGCAGCGGCACCGGTACTTCACAGAAAAAAGTAAAAGGAACTATTCACTGGGTATCAGCAAAACATGCAGTCCCGGTTGAAGTGCGTCTCTACGACCGTCTCTTCACCACGGAAGATCCGGGCAGCGAAAAAGAAAAAGATTACAAGGAATATATAAACCCAAACTCGCTGGAAATTCTTGGCAGCTCAGTGGCTGAGCCATTTGTGAAAGACGCCAAACCGGGAGCAACATTTCAGTTCGAGCGGAACGGCTACTTTTGCGTTGACACGAAATACACAACAGCAGAAAAATTAGTCTTCAACAGGACGGTCACTCTTAAAGATACCTGGGCAAAGATGAAATAA